Proteins encoded by one window of Coffea eugenioides isolate CCC68of unplaced genomic scaffold, Ceug_1.0 ScVebR1_309;HRSCAF=961, whole genome shotgun sequence:
- the LOC113757459 gene encoding cinnamoyl-CoA reductase 1-like isoform X1 has product MSGAGEGKMVCVTGASGYIASWLVKLLLERGYTVKGSVRDAYDPERTQHLTSLDGAKERLQLYSANLLEEGSFDAIVEGCEGVFHTASPIKLSFSNPEAELLEPAVSGTLNVLRSCANSSSVKRVVITSSMVAVSENRELKEDVVVDESWFSDPSYCEEQKSWYELSKTMAENAAWKFAKDHGIDVITIHPGLVIGPLLQPSVNSSAVLFLNLLKGVEPFPKATCSWVDVRDVAYAHVLALETPSASGRYCLVERCANASQIIKILHEHYPTHQFPDNRMSNNTNLISPNYRASNEKAKRLGVQFTPLEVSLKDAVEFFREKNLVSI; this is encoded by the exons aTGAGTGGAGCAGGAGAAGGGAAAATGGTGTGTGTGACCGGAGCTTCGGGTTACATAGCTTCATGGCTGGTGAAGCTGCTGCTCGAGCGCGGTTATACTGTTAAAGGTTCAGTTCGAGATGCCT ATGATCCGGAAAGGACACAACATTTGACATCACTTGATGGAGCTAAGGAAAGGCTTCAGTTGTACTCGGCAAACTTACTAGAAGAGGGATCGTTTGATGCAATAGTCGAGGGATGTGAAGGGGTTTTCCATACTGCATCTCCAATCAAACTTTCATTCAGCAATCCAGAG GCAGAACTACTGGAACCTGCAGTAAGCGGAACACTGAATGTGCTGCGGTCATGTGCAAATTCTTCTTCTGTCAAAAGAGTAGTTATAACATCCTCTATGGTTGCAGTTTCAGAAAACAGAGAATTAAAGGAGGATGTGGTAGTTGATGAAAGTTGGTTTTCCGATCCATCATACTGTGAGGAGCAAAAG TCTTGGTATGAACTTTCAAAAACCATGGCCGAGAATGCTGCATGGAAATTTGCAAAGGATCATGGCATTGACGTGATTACAATTCATCCAGGATTGGTCATTGGTCCTCTCTTGCAGCCATCTGTTAATTCGAGCGCTGTTTTGTTCCTCAACCTATTAAAGg GGGTTGAACCATTTCCTAAGGCAACATGTAGCTGGGTTGATGTTAGAGATGTTGCCTATGCACATGTTCTTGCCCTTGAAACCCCTTCTGCAAGTGGAAGATATTGTCTGGTTGAAAGATGTGCAAATGCCTCTCAGATCATCAAGATTTTGCATGAGCATTACCCAACTCACCAATTTCCTGATAA CAGAATGTCAAACAATACCAACCTTATCAGCCCAAACTACAGAGCCTCCAATGAGAAGGCAAAAAGGTTGGGAGTTCAATTCACTCCTTTGGAGGTCAGCCTAAAAGATGCTGTTGAATTCTTCAGGGAGAAAAATTTAGTCAGTATCTGA
- the LOC113757459 gene encoding cinnamoyl-CoA reductase 1-like isoform X2: protein MSGAGEGKMVCVTGASGYIASWLVKLLLERGYTVKGSVRDAYDPERTQHLTSLDGAKERLQLYSANLLEEGSFDAIVEGCEGVFHTASPIKLSFSNPEAELLEPAVSGTLNVLRSCANSSSVKRVVITSSMVAVSENRELKEDVVVDESWFSDPSYCEEQKSWYELSKTMAENAAWKFAKDHGIDVITIHPGLVIGPLLQPSVNSSAVLFLNLLKGVEPFPKATCSWVDVRDVAYAHVLALETPSASGRYCLVERCANASQIIKILHEHYPTHQFPDKMSNNTNLISPNYRASNEKAKRLGVQFTPLEVSLKDAVEFFREKNLVSI, encoded by the exons aTGAGTGGAGCAGGAGAAGGGAAAATGGTGTGTGTGACCGGAGCTTCGGGTTACATAGCTTCATGGCTGGTGAAGCTGCTGCTCGAGCGCGGTTATACTGTTAAAGGTTCAGTTCGAGATGCCT ATGATCCGGAAAGGACACAACATTTGACATCACTTGATGGAGCTAAGGAAAGGCTTCAGTTGTACTCGGCAAACTTACTAGAAGAGGGATCGTTTGATGCAATAGTCGAGGGATGTGAAGGGGTTTTCCATACTGCATCTCCAATCAAACTTTCATTCAGCAATCCAGAG GCAGAACTACTGGAACCTGCAGTAAGCGGAACACTGAATGTGCTGCGGTCATGTGCAAATTCTTCTTCTGTCAAAAGAGTAGTTATAACATCCTCTATGGTTGCAGTTTCAGAAAACAGAGAATTAAAGGAGGATGTGGTAGTTGATGAAAGTTGGTTTTCCGATCCATCATACTGTGAGGAGCAAAAG TCTTGGTATGAACTTTCAAAAACCATGGCCGAGAATGCTGCATGGAAATTTGCAAAGGATCATGGCATTGACGTGATTACAATTCATCCAGGATTGGTCATTGGTCCTCTCTTGCAGCCATCTGTTAATTCGAGCGCTGTTTTGTTCCTCAACCTATTAAAGg GGGTTGAACCATTTCCTAAGGCAACATGTAGCTGGGTTGATGTTAGAGATGTTGCCTATGCACATGTTCTTGCCCTTGAAACCCCTTCTGCAAGTGGAAGATATTGTCTGGTTGAAAGATGTGCAAATGCCTCTCAGATCATCAAGATTTTGCATGAGCATTACCCAACTCACCAATTTCCTGATAA AATGTCAAACAATACCAACCTTATCAGCCCAAACTACAGAGCCTCCAATGAGAAGGCAAAAAGGTTGGGAGTTCAATTCACTCCTTTGGAGGTCAGCCTAAAAGATGCTGTTGAATTCTTCAGGGAGAAAAATTTAGTCAGTATCTGA